A single region of the Mannheimia bovis genome encodes:
- the mraZ gene encoding division/cell wall cluster transcriptional repressor MraZ, translated as MFRGASSISIDSKGRIAIPTRYRAELLEKHHGILVCTVDIRQPCLLLYPLHEWEIVEQKLLALSNFDPVQRRIQRVMQGFATECEMDSAGRILLSSTLRQHAQLDQQIMLVGQLNKFEIWQDKQWQAQIAEDLAFGSSAEMLDCDALKNLSL; from the coding sequence ATGTTTCGTGGTGCGAGTTCAATCAGCATTGATAGTAAAGGGCGGATTGCCATTCCGACCCGTTACCGTGCCGAGCTTCTCGAAAAACATCACGGGATCTTAGTTTGTACGGTTGATATTCGTCAGCCTTGTTTGTTGCTTTACCCCTTACACGAATGGGAAATTGTTGAGCAGAAATTGCTGGCATTATCAAATTTTGACCCCGTTCAACGCCGTATTCAGCGTGTAATGCAAGGCTTTGCCACCGAATGTGAAATGGACTCGGCAGGTCGTATTTTACTTAGCTCTACACTTCGCCAACACGCTCAATTAGATCAACAGATTATGTTGGTTGGGCAATTGAACAAATTTGAAATCTGGCAAGATAAGCAATGGCAAGCCCAAATTGCAGAAGATCTTGCTTTTGGCAGTTCAGCGGAAATGTTGGATTGCGATGCCTTAAAAAATCTCTCGTTATAG